In Timaviella obliquedivisa GSE-PSE-MK23-08B, a single window of DNA contains:
- a CDS encoding ShlB/FhaC/HecB family hemolysin secretion/activation protein, whose translation MAESTSEKVSVDQLQLSILLSDETKATSIYPTKPLPSNSLEAPTLPPIANQIAQAPLPPNPIPQPPLPSAPLPPLPPPDELLPTPVPPATPSETPAEIPQTLFVQRFAVVGSRVFTPEEFAAVTAPFTGREISFAELLQARSAVTQLYVSRGYVTSGAFIPPQTLKGGVVKIQVIEGSLEDINITGTRRLQSSYVRSRIRLAASTPLNVPRLLEGLQLLQLDPLIESISADLQAGTRPGISLLQVQVAEADTFSVTPSIDNGRSPSVGSFRRQLEVRQANLIGFGDDLQVSYNNTDGSNGIDTSYTLPLNPRNGTLRFSYGITSSSIIDPDFEVLNIDSNSRYYEISYRQPLFESPSEEFTLGITASRQESQAEFLEENLPFPSLGADENGRTKISALRFFQEWTQRSNNQVLAARSQVSLGLNLLDSTINERTPDSRFLSWRGQGQWVRLLAPDTLLLVRGDVQLADGSLLPSEQFGLGGQETVRGYRQDALLTDNGALLSTEIRIPILRVPSIKGLLQVTPFVDLGTTWNSSGEDPNPNSLIGAGVGLLWGIGDTFSARLDWGIPLIRVESSDRTWQENGVYFSVRYTPF comes from the coding sequence ATGGCAGAATCAACTTCAGAAAAAGTCTCCGTAGATCAACTTCAACTTTCGATTCTTTTATCTGATGAAACTAAAGCTACCTCAATTTATCCGACTAAACCTCTTCCATCTAATTCACTAGAAGCCCCCACTCTCCCCCCGATCGCCAACCAAATTGCTCAAGCCCCGCTGCCACCCAATCCTATTCCCCAACCTCCTTTACCGAGTGCGCCCCTGCCCCCGCTGCCGCCCCCTGACGAGCTTTTACCCACTCCCGTACCTCCAGCCACACCATCAGAGACACCCGCAGAAATTCCTCAAACGCTTTTTGTGCAACGATTTGCAGTGGTGGGCAGTCGAGTCTTCACTCCAGAAGAATTTGCTGCGGTCACCGCTCCTTTCACTGGACGAGAAATATCCTTTGCCGAACTATTGCAAGCGCGTTCAGCAGTAACACAGCTTTATGTTAGTCGGGGATATGTGACTTCTGGTGCTTTCATTCCGCCCCAAACGTTAAAGGGTGGAGTCGTTAAAATTCAGGTGATTGAAGGCAGTTTAGAAGACATTAATATCACAGGCACTCGACGGCTCCAGTCTAGCTATGTTCGCAGTCGGATTAGACTAGCAGCTTCTACGCCGCTCAATGTGCCTCGATTGTTAGAGGGCTTACAGCTTTTACAGCTTGACCCTCTCATCGAGAGTATCTCAGCCGATCTGCAAGCGGGAACCCGTCCGGGCATCAGTTTGCTGCAAGTCCAAGTCGCAGAAGCAGACACTTTTAGTGTTACCCCCTCTATCGATAATGGGCGATCGCCCAGTGTCGGCAGCTTTCGTCGTCAACTGGAAGTAAGGCAAGCCAACTTAATCGGCTTTGGTGATGACTTACAAGTCAGTTACAACAACACTGATGGCAGCAACGGCATTGATACCAGCTACACACTTCCACTCAATCCCCGCAACGGAACTTTGCGCTTCTCCTACGGGATAACTTCCAGCAGCATTATTGATCCTGACTTTGAAGTCCTCAATATTGACTCTAACTCTCGCTACTACGAAATATCCTATCGTCAGCCTCTCTTTGAATCCCCCTCTGAGGAATTCACGCTGGGTATTACGGCTTCTCGACAAGAGAGTCAAGCTGAATTTTTAGAGGAGAATCTCCCCTTTCCCTCACTGGGAGCAGATGAAAATGGACGTACAAAAATTTCTGCCTTGCGTTTTTTCCAAGAATGGACGCAGCGCAGTAACAATCAAGTTTTAGCAGCTCGCTCTCAAGTGAGTTTAGGATTAAATTTGCTGGACTCAACTATCAATGAGAGAACGCCCGACAGCCGATTTTTATCCTGGCGAGGACAGGGACAATGGGTGCGGTTGTTAGCGCCTGATACACTGCTGTTAGTACGTGGAGATGTACAACTGGCAGATGGGTCATTACTCCCCTCCGAACAATTTGGTTTAGGAGGACAAGAAACGGTGCGAGGATATCGGCAGGATGCTTTATTAACGGATAATGGAGCGCTGCTATCTACAGAAATACGTATTCCCATCTTACGAGTACCGAGTATTAAAGGACTATTACAAGTGACCCCTTTTGTGGATCTGGGGACGACGTGGAATAGTTCGGGGGAAGATCCGAATCCGAATAGCTTAATTGGAGCTGGGGTCGGGTTGTTGTGGGGGATAGGGGACACTTTTTCAGCGCGGCTTGACTGGGGAATTCCGCTGATTCGGGTGGAGTCGAGCGATCGCACTTGGCAGGAAAACGGGGTGTATTTTTCGGTCAGGTATACGCCGTTTTAG